From a region of the Flavobacterium branchiarum genome:
- a CDS encoding DUF6249 domain-containing protein, which yields MGPQMLIPISLFLMIFGIAYLIFSTRNRERLALIEKGIDASIFSNSKNNNTPTWKVLVLNFAFLLIGSGIGIFIALLITTYTSLQDGAVYPATIFTMAGIGLLIGFNKSKDLNNN from the coding sequence ATGGGTCCACAAATGTTAATACCAATTAGTCTTTTCCTAATGATCTTTGGAATTGCCTATCTTATTTTTTCTACCAGAAACAGAGAACGTTTAGCTCTTATAGAAAAAGGTATAGATGCTAGTATTTTTTCGAATAGCAAAAACAACAACACTCCTACATGGAAAGTACTTGTTTTAAATTTCGCTTTTTTGCTAATAGGAAGTGGAATTGGAATTTTTATAGCATTGCTTATTACAACTTACACGTCTCTTCAAGATGGCGCTGTATATCCTGCTACTATTTTTACGATGGCCGGAATCGGGCTACTTATCGGATTTAATAAATCTAAAGATTTAAACAACAATTAA
- a CDS encoding OsmC family protein, with translation MGFKHLFKATAQWQSNNNEKGQNSKNHEIQIAGKPVLSISAAKAFKGDPELYNPEDMLLSSLVSCHMMSYFYVCSQNGVEVLIYSDNAEAILEVEFDGSGRFTEVRLNPKVTITDPDKIELALELHKKANQLCFIANSCNFPILHNATCEAV, from the coding sequence ATGGGATTTAAACATTTATTCAAAGCAACGGCCCAATGGCAGTCTAATAACAACGAGAAGGGACAGAATTCTAAAAATCATGAGATACAGATTGCAGGCAAACCTGTTTTGAGCATCTCAGCTGCAAAAGCTTTTAAAGGCGATCCAGAACTGTACAATCCAGAAGATATGTTGCTAAGTAGCTTGGTTTCGTGTCACATGATGTCTTATTTCTATGTTTGTAGTCAAAATGGGGTTGAGGTACTTATTTATTCAGATAATGCAGAGGCTATTTTGGAAGTTGAGTTTGATGGAAGCGGACGTTTTACGGAAGTTCGATTAAATCCAAAAGTTACGATTACAGATCCGGACAAAATTGAACTAGCACTAGAATTGCATAAAAAAGCAAACCAATTATGTTTTATAGCCAATTCATGTAATTTTCCAATTTTACACAATGCGACTTGTGAAGCCGTTTAA
- the purN gene encoding phosphoribosylglycinamide formyltransferase: MKKIIVFASGSGSNAENIIKYFAETQIAKVVSVFTNNANAKVIERAKNHHINVEIFTKTELIESNVLQKIKLIDPDLIILAGFLLQFPKHIIEAYPNKIINIHPALLPNYGGKGMYGMHIHRAIVENNEKETGISVHYVNENYDEGAIIFQEKVALTPADTAEDVAAKIHELEQEHFPKVIHRVIDSLD, translated from the coding sequence ATGAAAAAAATAATCGTTTTTGCCTCAGGTTCAGGGAGTAATGCCGAAAACATAATAAAATATTTTGCTGAAACACAAATTGCAAAGGTAGTTTCTGTGTTCACTAACAATGCTAATGCGAAAGTAATTGAAAGAGCAAAAAACCATCATATAAACGTCGAAATTTTTACTAAAACAGAATTAATTGAAAGCAATGTACTACAAAAAATAAAACTAATCGACCCGGATTTGATTATCTTGGCTGGTTTCTTGCTTCAATTCCCAAAACACATCATCGAAGCATACCCTAATAAAATAATTAACATCCATCCTGCATTATTACCTAATTATGGGGGAAAGGGAATGTATGGAATGCACATTCACAGGGCAATAGTCGAAAATAATGAAAAAGAAACAGGAATAAGTGTTCATTATGTAAATGAAAATTATGATGAAGGTGCGATTATTTTTCAGGAAAAAGTTGCCTTAACACCTGCTGATACTGCCGAAGACGTGGCCGCTAAGATTCATGAATTAGAACAAGAGCATTTTCCTAAAGTAATTCATAGAGTAATTGATTCCTTGGATTAG
- the pyk gene encoding pyruvate kinase → MLTNKKTKIVATLGPACGTREIIKDMIEAGVNVFRVNFSHADYEGVKEKINIIRGLNEEFGYTTAILGDLQGPKLRVGVMEEGVVVNDGDIITFTTAEDIIGTAKKVFMKYQNFPNDVNPGERILLDDGKLIFEILTTDKKSEVTAVVIQGGELKSKKGVNLPNTKISLPALTEKDIADAIFAIEQKVDWIALSFVKTPRDLQDLQELIAKHSDVKIPIVAKIEMPEALENMDKIVAYCDALMVARGDLGVELPAHEVPLVQKELIRRAKTARIPVIVATQMMETMITSLTPTRAEVNDVANSVMDGADAVMLSGETAAGNYPVQVIQKMTQIIEAVEDSPLIHVPQNTPQIKTKRFITKTICQQAAIMANTIKAKAICTLTNSGYTAFQISAWRPSAHILVFTSNKRILTQLSLLWGVKSYYYDKDVSTDDTVIDVNQIVKDKGYVVKGDYLINLAAMPIKDKGMVNTVRVSEIE, encoded by the coding sequence ATGCTTACAAACAAAAAAACCAAAATTGTAGCCACACTTGGCCCTGCATGTGGTACTAGAGAGATCATAAAAGACATGATCGAAGCAGGTGTGAACGTATTTAGAGTTAATTTTTCGCATGCAGATTATGAAGGTGTAAAGGAGAAAATCAATATCATTAGAGGACTTAACGAAGAGTTTGGCTATACCACAGCTATTCTTGGAGATTTACAAGGTCCTAAACTTCGTGTAGGAGTTATGGAAGAAGGTGTTGTAGTAAACGATGGTGATATAATCACTTTTACTACTGCTGAAGATATCATCGGTACTGCCAAAAAAGTTTTCATGAAATACCAAAACTTTCCAAATGATGTAAATCCTGGAGAGCGTATTTTACTTGATGACGGAAAACTTATTTTTGAAATCCTTACAACAGACAAAAAATCTGAGGTTACTGCTGTAGTTATTCAAGGTGGTGAACTAAAGTCTAAAAAAGGAGTTAATCTTCCTAATACAAAAATATCTTTACCTGCATTAACTGAGAAAGATATTGCTGATGCCATTTTTGCTATTGAACAAAAAGTAGATTGGATCGCTCTTTCATTTGTAAAAACACCACGTGACTTACAAGACTTACAAGAGTTGATTGCAAAACACTCAGATGTTAAAATTCCAATCGTTGCAAAAATCGAAATGCCTGAAGCATTAGAGAACATGGATAAGATTGTTGCTTATTGCGACGCTCTAATGGTTGCTCGTGGAGATTTAGGAGTTGAACTTCCTGCTCACGAAGTACCATTAGTTCAAAAAGAATTAATCCGTAGAGCTAAAACTGCTCGTATTCCAGTAATCGTTGCAACACAAATGATGGAAACAATGATCACTAGCTTAACACCTACACGTGCTGAAGTAAATGACGTTGCTAACTCTGTTATGGATGGTGCTGATGCTGTAATGCTTTCTGGTGAAACTGCTGCAGGAAATTATCCTGTTCAAGTTATCCAAAAAATGACACAAATTATCGAAGCAGTTGAAGACTCTCCGCTAATTCATGTTCCACAAAACACACCACAAATTAAAACAAAACGTTTTATTACTAAAACAATTTGTCAGCAAGCGGCTATTATGGCTAATACTATAAAAGCTAAAGCAATTTGTACACTTACAAATAGCGGTTATACTGCTTTCCAAATTTCGGCTTGGAGACCATCTGCTCATATTTTAGTATTTACTTCAAACAAAAGAATCTTAACTCAATTGAGTCTTTTATGGGGAGTTAAATCTTATTACTATGACAAAGATGTAAGTACAGACGACACTGTAATTGATGTGAATCAAATCGTAAAAGATAAAGGATATGTTGTAAAAGGTGATTACTTAATCAACTTAGCAGCAATGCCTATTAAAGACAAAGGAATGGTTAACACCGTGAGAGTTTCAGAAATAGAATAA
- a CDS encoding ribonuclease III family protein, translated as MSIFKKIFSKSRSQEDGIFFDSIQQIIGFPPISIQFYKKAFTHRSSNRLDENGNPINYERLEFLGDAMLSAVIAAHLFDKAPAGDEGYLTKMRSKIVSREHLNDLGKDLNLVRFIESKVPLQHFGENIHGNIFESLIGAIYLDRGYSYCEKFIQNRVISPYVDITRLEGKVISYKSLVIEWCQKEKKIFHYDIFEDNGIGGERLFGVKLSIDDKVVARARATSKKKAEEKASQRAYFAFQEKMDKK; from the coding sequence ATGAGTATTTTCAAAAAAATATTTTCAAAATCCCGTTCTCAAGAAGACGGGATTTTTTTTGATTCTATTCAACAAATTATTGGATTCCCACCTATTTCTATTCAGTTTTATAAGAAAGCATTTACACATCGCTCTTCTAACCGCTTGGATGAAAATGGAAATCCTATTAACTATGAACGTCTAGAATTTTTAGGTGATGCAATGTTAAGCGCTGTAATTGCTGCACATTTATTCGACAAAGCTCCTGCAGGAGATGAAGGTTACTTAACCAAAATGCGTTCCAAAATCGTAAGTAGAGAGCACTTAAACGATCTTGGAAAGGATTTAAATCTGGTTCGATTTATCGAAAGTAAAGTGCCCTTGCAACATTTTGGAGAAAACATTCATGGTAATATCTTCGAATCACTTATCGGAGCTATTTACCTAGATAGAGGCTATTCCTATTGTGAAAAATTTATTCAAAATAGAGTAATCAGTCCTTATGTTGACATTACTAGACTTGAAGGAAAGGTAATAAGCTACAAAAGCTTGGTTATCGAATGGTGCCAGAAAGAAAAAAAAATATTCCATTACGATATTTTTGAAGATAATGGCATAGGTGGTGAACGTCTATTTGGAGTCAAATTAAGCATTGATGATAAAGTAGTCGCAAGAGCACGAGCTACTTCCAAAAAGAAAGCAGAAGAGAAGGCATCGCAACGTGCGTATTTTGCTTTTCAAGAAAAAATGGATAAAAAATAA
- a CDS encoding PfkB family carbohydrate kinase: MNKLLIVGTVAFDAIETPFGKTDKILGGAATYIGLSASFFNLQSAIVSVVGDDFPQEHLDLLKSRNIDISGLEIVEGGKTFFWSGLYHNDLNSRDTLATELNVLADFQPKVPQNFKDSDVVMLGNLHPLVQSSVLDQMESKPKLVVLDTMNFWMDCALPELLDVIKRVDVITINDEEARQLSGEYSLVKAAAKIHTLGPKYVVIKKGEHGALLFHDKEVFFAPALPLEDVFDPTGAGDTFAGGFAGFITQSENISYTNMKNAVIYGSNLASFCVEKFGTERMVALDKNDVVARLKQFKSLTQFDIEL; this comes from the coding sequence ATGAATAAATTACTGATTGTCGGAACGGTTGCTTTCGATGCGATTGAAACCCCTTTTGGGAAAACAGATAAAATATTAGGTGGTGCAGCGACATATATTGGTTTGTCGGCATCGTTTTTCAACCTACAATCGGCTATTGTTTCTGTAGTTGGAGATGATTTCCCTCAAGAACATTTAGATTTGTTAAAGTCAAGAAACATTGATATTTCTGGACTAGAAATTGTAGAAGGAGGAAAAACTTTCTTTTGGAGCGGGCTTTATCATAACGATCTGAATTCAAGAGATACACTAGCAACAGAGCTTAATGTATTGGCAGATTTCCAACCTAAAGTTCCACAAAACTTCAAAGACTCAGATGTTGTAATGTTAGGAAATTTACATCCTTTGGTACAAAGCAGCGTTTTGGATCAAATGGAATCAAAACCAAAATTAGTGGTTTTAGATACAATGAACTTTTGGATGGATTGTGCTTTGCCAGAATTGTTAGACGTTATAAAACGTGTAGATGTAATTACAATCAATGATGAAGAAGCAAGACAACTTTCTGGAGAATACTCATTAGTTAAAGCAGCAGCGAAGATTCATACTCTTGGGCCAAAATATGTGGTAATCAAGAAAGGGGAGCACGGAGCATTGTTATTTCATGATAAAGAGGTGTTTTTTGCACCAGCATTACCTTTAGAAGATGTTTTTGATCCAACAGGAGCAGGAGATACTTTTGCAGGAGGATTTGCAGGATTTATTACACAGAGTGAAAATATTTCATACACCAATATGAAGAACGCTGTGATTTATGGATCGAATTTAGCTTCTTTTTGTGTAGAGAAATTCGGAACTGAAAGAATGGTAGCATTAGATAAAAACGACGTAGTGGCTAGATTGAAACAATTTAAATCACTAACTCAGTTTGATATAGAACTATAA
- the rnhA gene encoding ribonuclease HI — protein MEHEVHIYTDGAAKGNPGNGGYGVVMELVGTPHKKEYYEGFRLTTNNRMELLAVIVGLEKLKKPNMKVLVISDSKYVVDSVLKKWVFGWEKKKFVARKNPDLWKRFLVVYRKHQVDFKWIKGHNNHPQNERCDQLAVMASMQKQLSIDTYYEEIGSKEA, from the coding sequence ATGGAACACGAAGTACATATATATACAGATGGTGCGGCTAAGGGAAATCCTGGCAACGGTGGGTATGGAGTGGTTATGGAATTAGTTGGAACACCACATAAAAAAGAATATTATGAAGGGTTTCGACTGACAACAAACAATAGAATGGAGCTTTTGGCTGTAATAGTAGGTCTTGAAAAACTTAAAAAGCCAAATATGAAAGTGCTAGTTATTTCAGATTCAAAATATGTAGTCGATTCTGTTTTGAAAAAATGGGTCTTTGGCTGGGAAAAGAAAAAATTTGTTGCTAGAAAAAACCCCGATTTGTGGAAACGTTTTCTGGTTGTTTATCGAAAACACCAAGTAGATTTTAAGTGGATAAAAGGACATAACAACCATCCACAAAATGAGCGTTGTGATCAATTGGCTGTAATGGCTTCCATGCAAAAGCAACTTTCAATAGACACCTATTATGAAGAGATAGGTTCCAAAGAAGCATAA
- a CDS encoding RNA polymerase sigma factor, giving the protein MDKVNDQYYINQVLLGETNMFAVLVDRYKDMIFTLAIKMVKNREIAEEVSQDTFIKIFNSLSKFKGDSKFSTWIYKIAYNTCLDYLKKNKKEEHNVVIDELKGCVVKTTTNALSILEDQERKQDIQYCLNLLPSEESFLLTLFYFEDQNLNEIGKIMDISANNVKIKLYRSRKKLAVILKEQLEPEILDYYERER; this is encoded by the coding sequence ATGGATAAAGTAAATGATCAGTATTATATCAATCAGGTTCTTCTAGGGGAAACCAATATGTTTGCTGTATTGGTTGATCGTTATAAAGATATGATTTTTACTTTGGCTATAAAGATGGTAAAAAACAGAGAAATTGCTGAAGAAGTTTCTCAGGATACTTTCATCAAGATTTTTAATTCTTTGAGTAAGTTTAAAGGGGATTCTAAGTTCTCTACCTGGATTTATAAAATTGCATACAATACATGCTTAGATTATTTGAAGAAGAATAAAAAAGAAGAACACAATGTTGTTATCGATGAACTTAAAGGATGTGTAGTTAAAACAACAACAAATGCTTTAAGTATTTTAGAAGATCAGGAAAGAAAGCAAGATATTCAGTATTGTTTAAATTTGTTACCAAGTGAAGAAAGCTTCTTGCTGACACTTTTTTATTTTGAAGATCAAAATTTAAATGAAATAGGCAAGATTATGGATATTAGTGCTAATAATGTCAAGATAAAATTATATCGAAGCAGAAAAAAATTAGCGGTTATTTTAAAAGAGCAATTAGAACCTGAAATATTAGATTATTATGAAAGAGAGCGATAA
- a CDS encoding IPExxxVDY family protein produces MAIHKLELGEFDEIDYNLIAIHTSMEDYRLAYFINQNFPVLLSKSKNEIQINVKEGETHFSRFDYYDEEKELYWDLIQNKNEVIQNTPNDNQDLFSDTSMEVATKVYLLPEFKKVDYFLKIEKSEEAFDILKIQQILNTIDTISTVYIVDTNKIKSKNNLIF; encoded by the coding sequence ATGGCTATTCATAAATTAGAATTAGGCGAATTTGATGAAATTGATTATAATTTGATTGCCATACATACTTCAATGGAGGACTATAGATTGGCATATTTTATCAATCAAAATTTCCCAGTTCTTTTAAGTAAAAGTAAAAATGAAATTCAAATCAATGTGAAAGAAGGCGAGACACATTTTTCACGATTTGATTACTATGACGAAGAAAAAGAACTTTACTGGGATTTAATTCAAAATAAAAACGAAGTCATTCAAAATACACCAAATGACAATCAGGATTTATTTTCAGACACTTCGATGGAAGTAGCCACAAAAGTATATTTACTACCTGAATTTAAAAAAGTTGATTATTTTTTAAAGATTGAAAAGAGTGAGGAAGCTTTCGATATATTAAAAATACAACAAATATTAAATACCATTGATACTATCTCAACGGTTTATATAGTTGATACAAATAAAATAAAGTCAAAAAACAATTTAATTTTTTAA
- the fabF gene encoding beta-ketoacyl-ACP synthase II: MVLRRVVVTGLGALTPIGNNIQEYWNALINGVSGAAPITYYDTEKHKTKFACEVKNFNIEDFMDRKESRRLDKFAQYAVAASDEAIKDAGLTDTNIDKQRVGVIWGAGIGGLETFQEEVMYYSKGDGTPKFNPFFIPKMIADIAPAHISMRNGYMGPNYTTVSACASSANALIDAFNYIRLGMCDVIISGGSEAAITIAGMGGFNSMHALSTRNESPETASRPFDATRDGFVLGEGAGALVLEDYEHAKARGAKIYCEIGGGGMSSDAYHLTAPHPEGLGVIAVMNNTLRDAGMKPEDVDHINTHGTSTPLGDVAELKAISAVFGDHAKNININSTKSMTGHLLGAAGAIEAIASILAMKHSIIPPTINHTVVDERIDPSLNLTLNKPQEREVNVAMSNTFGFGGHNACVLFKKLVD; this comes from the coding sequence ATGGTATTAAGGCGAGTTGTTGTAACAGGATTAGGTGCACTTACCCCTATTGGAAATAACATTCAGGAGTATTGGAACGCGCTTATAAATGGAGTAAGCGGTGCTGCCCCAATTACGTATTACGATACAGAGAAACATAAAACGAAATTTGCCTGTGAAGTAAAAAACTTCAACATCGAAGATTTTATGGATCGTAAAGAATCACGTAGACTTGATAAATTTGCACAATATGCTGTTGCTGCAAGTGATGAGGCTATAAAAGACGCTGGACTTACAGATACAAATATCGACAAACAAAGAGTTGGTGTAATCTGGGGAGCTGGAATTGGTGGTTTAGAGACTTTCCAAGAAGAAGTAATGTACTATTCTAAAGGAGACGGAACACCAAAATTCAATCCGTTTTTTATTCCTAAAATGATTGCTGATATTGCCCCTGCTCACATTTCGATGAGAAATGGTTATATGGGACCAAATTATACAACTGTTTCTGCTTGTGCATCTTCTGCCAATGCACTTATTGATGCTTTCAACTACATTCGTTTAGGAATGTGTGATGTAATTATCTCTGGTGGATCTGAAGCTGCTATTACAATTGCAGGAATGGGAGGTTTTAACTCTATGCATGCTTTATCAACTAGAAACGAAAGCCCTGAGACTGCTTCAAGACCTTTTGATGCTACTCGTGATGGTTTTGTTTTGGGTGAAGGAGCTGGAGCATTGGTACTTGAAGATTACGAACATGCAAAAGCACGTGGAGCAAAAATTTATTGCGAAATTGGCGGAGGCGGAATGTCATCTGATGCGTACCACTTAACTGCACCACATCCGGAAGGACTTGGAGTTATTGCTGTAATGAACAATACATTACGTGATGCTGGTATGAAACCTGAAGATGTTGATCATATTAATACGCACGGTACATCTACTCCACTTGGAGATGTTGCTGAGTTAAAAGCGATTAGCGCTGTTTTTGGTGACCATGCTAAAAACATCAATATCAACTCTACTAAATCTATGACTGGACACTTACTGGGTGCTGCTGGAGCTATCGAAGCAATTGCTTCTATCCTAGCAATGAAACACAGTATTATCCCTCCAACAATCAATCATACAGTTGTTGACGAGAGAATAGATCCTTCATTAAATTTAACACTAAACAAACCTCAAGAAAGAGAAGTAAATGTTGCTATGAGTAACACTTTCGGTTTTGGAGGTCACAATGCTTGTGTTTTATTTAAAAAATTAGTTGACTAA
- a CDS encoding acyl carrier protein, whose protein sequence is MSDIASRVKAIIVDKLGVDENEVVTEASFTNDLGADSLDTVELIMEFEKEFDIQIPDDQAENIATVGQAISYIEEAKK, encoded by the coding sequence ATGTCAGACATTGCATCAAGAGTAAAAGCGATTATCGTAGACAAATTAGGTGTTGACGAAAACGAAGTTGTAACAGAAGCAAGCTTCACTAATGATTTAGGAGCTGACTCATTAGACACTGTTGAGCTTATTATGGAATTCGAAAAAGAATTTGATATTCAAATTCCAGACGATCAAGCAGAAAACATTGCTACTGTTGGTCAAGCTATTTCTTATATCGAAGAAGCTAAAAAATAA